One Elusimicrobiota bacterium genomic region harbors:
- a CDS encoding SPASM domain-containing protein, which yields MTDTDPNFLDIRSPCGAGIGQIAYNFDGGVYACDEGRMLSRMGDETFRIGSVFEGGYKETVGHPVIRAISIASCLDNQPDCARCVYKPYCGVCPVHCYAEHGDIMGRMPCSTRCRINKGIMDYLFEKLDDEKNERIFRKWIKQAKERISYQRQ from the coding sequence ATGACCGACACGGACCCGAACTTCCTGGATATCCGCTCGCCGTGCGGGGCGGGGATCGGGCAGATCGCCTACAACTTCGACGGCGGCGTCTACGCCTGCGACGAGGGCCGCATGCTTTCGCGCATGGGCGACGAGACGTTCCGGATCGGGAGCGTGTTCGAAGGCGGCTACAAGGAGACCGTGGGTCATCCCGTCATCAGAGCGATCTCCATCGCCTCGTGCCTGGACAACCAGCCCGACTGCGCCCGCTGCGTCTACAAGCCGTACTGCGGCGTCTGTCCGGTGCACTGCTATGCCGAGCACGGCGACATCATGGGGCGCATGCCGTGCAGCACGCGCTGCCGGATCAACAAGGGCATCATGGACTATCTTTTCGAGAAGCTGGACGACGAGAAGAACGAGCGCATATTCCGGAAGTGGATCAAGCAGGCGAAGGAGCGCATCTCTTACCAAAGGCAATAG
- a CDS encoding 4Fe-4S cluster-binding domain-containing protein, which translates to MSASTPVLDPERFDPVQAGFFRFRRLGKRFLVTNDFGRYCFLGVEDFQKFIAGKLDQSGPLYARLARDGFIRDRMDFDAQVEGWRSRNSFLWQGPSLHVVVVTLRCNHRCLYCQSNAVAMGGRETDMDRKTAEKVVDRIFESTSQAITIEFQGGEPLVNWPVVKFIVEYARKKNRKAGKNLWINLVSNLSLMDDAKFKFLFDNQVNFCTSLDGPADLHDKNRVFAGGSSHAQAVRWFKKIYQKTLRKMFRIEALLTVTKFSLGRHKDIVDQYVGLGCRGVFLRNLSPLGMAREVWDQIGYTAARAYS; encoded by the coding sequence ATGAGCGCCTCGACCCCTGTCCTCGATCCCGAGCGCTTCGATCCCGTCCAGGCGGGCTTCTTCCGCTTCCGCCGCCTCGGCAAGCGGTTCCTCGTCACCAACGACTTCGGCCGCTACTGTTTCCTCGGGGTCGAGGATTTCCAGAAGTTCATCGCCGGGAAGCTCGACCAGTCGGGGCCGCTTTACGCGCGTCTGGCCCGGGACGGCTTCATCCGCGACCGGATGGATTTCGACGCCCAGGTCGAGGGCTGGCGCAGCCGCAACAGCTTCCTCTGGCAGGGACCGAGCCTGCACGTGGTCGTGGTGACCCTGCGCTGCAACCACCGCTGCCTCTACTGCCAGTCCAACGCGGTCGCCATGGGCGGCCGCGAGACGGACATGGACCGGAAGACCGCCGAGAAGGTGGTCGACCGGATCTTCGAGAGCACCAGCCAGGCCATCACCATCGAGTTCCAGGGCGGCGAACCCCTGGTGAACTGGCCGGTCGTCAAGTTCATCGTCGAGTACGCCCGCAAGAAGAACCGGAAGGCCGGCAAGAACCTCTGGATCAACCTGGTGTCGAACCTCAGCCTCATGGACGACGCCAAGTTCAAGTTCCTCTTCGACAACCAGGTCAATTTCTGCACCTCGCTGGACGGCCCCGCGGACCTGCACGACAAGAACCGCGTCTTCGCGGGCGGCAGCAGCCACGCGCAGGCGGTGCGCTGGTTCAAGAAGATCTACCAGAAGACCCTGCGCAAGATGTTCCGCATCGAGGCCCTGCTGACCGTGACGAAGTTCTCGCTGGGCCGCCACAAGGACATCGTCGACCAATATGTCGGCCTGGGCTGCCGGGGCGTCTTCCTGCGCAACCTCAGCCCCCTGGGCATGGCGCGCGAGGTCTGGGACCAGATCGGCTACACGGCCGCGCGCGCATATTCCTGA
- the hxsD gene encoding His-Xaa-Ser system protein HxsD: MTETTARELKLKVDSGIYPLEAIQAAAYTFSDRVYIRIARNGGGKEVSLSLKQKSGGTDLAAISDEFHNELLHEALRHRVSQANKKIREFIVTKALVSAQVPSALPPAAQAQTPEEECPECAAEAAAAAKASAAQPAAPVDAELEKEIEKLLSEIEKSGPGGDDPLGVAVPWEKKFGAQAAGTPKKGAEKPGAKPAAAAAAAKRPAPKKKGKRSK; encoded by the coding sequence GTGACCGAAACGACAGCCCGGGAACTCAAGCTCAAGGTCGACTCCGGAATCTATCCCTTGGAGGCGATACAGGCCGCCGCCTACACCTTCAGCGACCGGGTCTATATCCGCATCGCGCGCAACGGCGGCGGCAAAGAGGTCTCCCTCTCCCTCAAACAGAAATCCGGCGGGACGGACTTGGCGGCCATTTCCGACGAATTCCACAACGAGCTTTTGCATGAAGCCCTCCGGCACAGGGTCTCGCAAGCCAACAAGAAGATCCGGGAATTCATCGTCACCAAGGCCCTGGTCTCGGCCCAGGTGCCGAGCGCCCTGCCGCCCGCGGCCCAGGCGCAGACGCCCGAGGAGGAGTGCCCCGAGTGCGCGGCCGAGGCCGCCGCGGCCGCCAAGGCCTCCGCGGCGCAGCCGGCCGCGCCGGTGGATGCCGAGCTTGAGAAGGAGATCGAGAAGCTCCTCAGCGAGATCGAGAAATCCGGCCCCGGCGGGGATGACCCCCTAGGGGTCGCCGTGCCTTGGGAGAAGAAATTCGGCGCCCAGGCCGCCGGCACGCCGAAGAAGGGGGCGGAGAAACCCGGCGCCAAGCCCGCGGCGGCAGCCGCCGCGGCCAAGAGACCCGCGCCGAAGAAGAAGGGGAAGAGATCCAAATGA
- a CDS encoding glycosyltransferase, translating to MSPGPRLSIIVPVSRGPRFIEPLIRSLEGQTAAAGLFELILVTDSAARYASDRFPVRTIRASSRHPCAKRNEGAAAAASAEYLGFIDDDVKLEPDWVSRVLQALDAGRADVVTGPSDIPYSAQRGQLVANAIVCSRFFSLKTAMTDRSRRPVRFFEVALCNVALKREVWERVGGFNEVAYYWVDDAEFFHIAESLGFRLANDPEVRLAHYKRPAWLPLAAHYCRQRWYAGLSTWLFPELYLPQRAVPLSAALLLLLLAFPAQVLPALAAALAACGIFGGLWMSPSCGPGSAFFLGISLAVGMAANFLGFWLGLLAGPFFRLYAAPVRAYKRYRYRDRGRPFLGKEIVQPPLAWLRQIVPYRLWLSRGFPQWLIYFVTARCNARCPMCFYLDEIEAAGRERELDADEVAKIAAALPPITYLSLSGGEPFLREDLVALVQSFIDAADPVYVSIPTNGSFPERVEMAFDRLSLRNPRTNFDVHLSLDGPPAVHDRIRGPQASFAKVMETHRRTLALAGRRDNVSVKFVVTCSRENADRLEPFLESLVRLGCDRINLVPLHGNIRDQGSAVPHGRYLELAGKTHALLDRKGYRGIRYRLFSAIKRAMDSELTAISEKGDLGSACGAGRKIAVIGPCGEVQPCETLRESVGNLRDHGYDARKILRGSAMKDFADRHLGAGKCHCNWGCAIGNALVQDPRFYPAVARELLNGSLFGPPA from the coding sequence ATGAGCCCCGGACCTCGACTGAGCATCATCGTCCCCGTGAGCCGCGGGCCGCGGTTCATCGAGCCGCTGATCCGGAGCCTGGAGGGCCAGACCGCGGCTGCGGGACTTTTCGAGCTCATCCTCGTGACCGATTCCGCCGCAAGATATGCTTCGGACCGATTCCCGGTGCGGACCATCCGGGCTTCGAGCCGCCATCCGTGCGCCAAGAGGAACGAAGGGGCCGCGGCCGCGGCCTCCGCCGAGTACCTCGGCTTCATCGACGACGATGTGAAGCTCGAGCCCGATTGGGTCAGCCGGGTCCTCCAGGCGCTCGACGCGGGCCGCGCCGACGTCGTGACGGGACCGAGCGACATCCCCTATTCCGCGCAGCGCGGCCAGCTCGTCGCCAACGCGATCGTCTGCTCCCGGTTCTTCAGCCTCAAGACCGCGATGACCGACCGGAGCCGGCGGCCCGTGCGCTTCTTCGAGGTGGCGCTGTGCAACGTGGCGCTCAAGCGCGAGGTCTGGGAGCGCGTCGGCGGCTTCAATGAGGTCGCTTATTATTGGGTCGACGACGCGGAGTTCTTCCACATCGCCGAGTCTTTGGGCTTCAGGCTCGCCAACGACCCGGAGGTGAGGCTCGCGCACTACAAGCGGCCGGCCTGGCTCCCGCTGGCGGCGCATTATTGCCGCCAGCGTTGGTACGCGGGCCTGTCGACCTGGCTGTTCCCGGAGCTCTATCTGCCGCAAAGGGCGGTGCCGCTTTCCGCGGCCCTGCTTCTGCTGCTGTTGGCATTCCCCGCCCAGGTCCTGCCCGCTCTGGCGGCGGCCCTGGCCGCCTGCGGGATCTTCGGGGGTCTTTGGATGTCTCCGTCTTGCGGCCCGGGCAGCGCGTTCTTCCTGGGGATCTCTCTGGCTGTCGGGATGGCGGCGAACTTCCTGGGTTTCTGGCTGGGCCTGCTGGCCGGGCCTTTTTTCCGGCTCTACGCGGCTCCGGTCCGAGCCTATAAGCGCTACCGCTATCGGGACCGCGGCCGCCCCTTCCTCGGCAAGGAGATCGTTCAGCCGCCGCTGGCCTGGCTGAGGCAGATCGTGCCTTACCGGCTCTGGCTGAGCCGCGGCTTCCCGCAATGGCTGATCTATTTCGTCACTGCGCGCTGCAACGCCCGCTGCCCGATGTGTTTTTATCTCGATGAGATAGAGGCGGCCGGGCGAGAGCGGGAATTGGACGCCGATGAAGTGGCCAAGATCGCCGCCGCTCTGCCCCCGATCACCTATCTGTCGCTGTCCGGAGGCGAGCCCTTCCTGCGCGAGGACCTCGTGGCCCTGGTCCAGTCCTTCATCGACGCCGCCGATCCCGTCTACGTTTCGATCCCCACCAACGGATCGTTCCCCGAGCGCGTCGAGATGGCCTTCGACCGCCTCTCGCTGCGCAACCCGCGGACCAACTTCGACGTGCATCTTTCCCTCGACGGCCCGCCCGCGGTGCACGACCGCATCCGGGGCCCCCAGGCCTCTTTCGCCAAGGTCATGGAGACGCACCGCCGCACGCTGGCATTGGCGGGCCGGCGGGACAACGTGAGCGTCAAGTTCGTCGTCACCTGCTCGCGGGAGAACGCGGACCGCCTCGAGCCATTCCTGGAGAGTCTCGTTCGCCTCGGCTGCGATCGGATCAATCTGGTCCCGCTGCACGGCAACATCCGGGACCAGGGGTCGGCCGTGCCGCATGGGCGGTATCTGGAGCTGGCCGGAAAAACGCACGCGCTGCTCGACAGGAAGGGCTACCGGGGCATCCGCTACCGCCTCTTCAGCGCCATCAAGCGGGCCATGGACTCGGAGCTCACGGCTATCTCGGAGAAGGGCGACCTCGGCAGCGCCTGCGGGGCCGGACGGAAAATAGCGGTCATCGGGCCTTGCGGAGAGGTGCAGCCCTGCGAAACGCTGCGGGAGTCGGTCGGGAATCTTCGCGACCATGGCTATGATGCGCGCAAGATCCTGCGTGGGAGCGCCATGAAGGATTTCGCGGACCGCCATCTTGGAGCCGGGAAGTGCCACTGCAATTGGGGCTGCGCCATCGGAAACGCGTTGGTCCAGGACCCGAGATTCTATCCCGCCGTCGCCCGAGAGTTACTCAATGGATCCCTTTTCGGCCCTCCCGCGTAG